Proteins from one Rosa chinensis cultivar Old Blush chromosome 7, RchiOBHm-V2, whole genome shotgun sequence genomic window:
- the LOC112180776 gene encoding transcriptional regulator SUPERMAN translates to MAELGLLSLTQLQKLALSQAQNPQSNPRSVWMWNPKQAQDQEDDSWEVRAFAEDTGNVMGTTWPPRSYTCTFCRREFRSAQALGGHMNVHRRDRARLHQVQHPSSISINPSAVSSSSSSFIIPTQEFIAANGGLCLLYQLPNPNNGTFSTSTATTPTAPLLNNTIESSSSVPSTLLSITPNPPHDYLMTSSSCLVEPHGVSNSRNNSHCQYAKRSADQDQPSRSGVEDIEELDLELRLGPS, encoded by the coding sequence ATGGCTGAGCTTGGCCTTCTCTCCTTGACCCAGCTCCAAAAATTGGCACTGTCACAGGCGCAAAATCCTCAATCAAACCCTAGATCAGTCTGGATGTGGAACCCTAAGCAGGCGCAAGACCAAGAAGACGACTCATGGGAAGTGAGGGCCTTTGCGGAGGATACCGGAAACGTGATGGGCACCACGTGGCCCCCGAGGTCTTACACCTGCACATTTTGCCGGAGGGAATTCCGGTCTGCCCAGGCCCTCGGCGGCCACATGAACGTGCACCGCCGCGACCGGGCGCGCCTCCACCAAGTGCAGCACCCCAGCTCAATCTCAATCAACCCCTCTGCGGTCTCCTCTTCCAGTTCCTCATTCATAATCCCAACTCAAGAGTTCATCGCCGCCAACGGCGGGTTGTGCCTTCTCTACCAATTGCCAAACCCTAACAATGGAACCTTCAGTACTAGTACTGCTACTACTCCAACTGCACCTTTGCTTAACAACACTATTGAGTCTTCTTCTTCAGTACCCTCCACTCTTCTCTCCATCACCCCCAATCCACCCCATGACTACTTAATGACATCATCATCTTGTCTTGTGGAGCCTCATGGAGTTTCCAATTCTAGAAATAATTCCCATTGTCAATACGCAAAACGATCAGCGGATCAAGATCAACCTTCGAGGTCTGGGGTTGAAGATATTGAAGAGCTTGATTTAGAGCTCCGGCTCGGTCCATCTTGA
- the LOC112176291 gene encoding uncharacterized protein LOC112176291, protein MELPLISLAATTSTSTASFGSKLGLCDFPVTRKRRTGLFDGGRVSVRQVRASAEQRSSDGINGSEAESGGRRFTSPAMEVTTLNPSFNEAEYPVWEKIGAVVRLSYGIGIYGAMALAGRFICSMMGIDIVGGFELNLDATVQGLGYAAPPIMALLFILDDEVVKFSPHARAIRDVEDEELRSFFYGMSPLQFILIVTASSLGEELFYRAAVQGSLAEIFLKGTDLVTDIRGMASLSGVLPPFVPFAQAFAAVITATLTGSLYYVAASPKDPAYVVAPVLQSRSGREDLKKLFAAWYQRRQMKKIYSPLLEGLLALYLGFEWNQTNNLLAPMITHGIYSAVILGHGLRKIHDHRRRLHQRIEQLKEESRVE, encoded by the exons ATGGAGCTTCCGCTTATATCGCTAGCCGCTACTACTAGTACTTCCACGGCGTCGTTTGGCAGTAAGCTCGGGCTGTGCGATTTTCCGGTGACGAGAAAGAGGCGGACGGGTTTGTTCGACGGAGGTAGGGTTTCTGTGCGGCAGGTTAGGGCTTCGGCGGAGCAGAGGAGTAGCGACGGTATTAATGGAAGTGAGGCGGAGAGTGGAGGACGGCGGTTCACCAGTCCTGCCATGGAGGTCACCACATTGAATCCGAGCTTCAATGAAGCTGAGTATCCTGTTTGGGAGAAGATTGGTGCTGTTGTTAGACTTAGTTATGGAATTG GTATATATGGTGCAATGGCTTTAGCGGGTAGATTTATATGCTCAATGATGGGTATCGATATCGTGGGAGGTTTCGAGTTAAATTTAGATGCAACTGTACAAGGGCTTGGATATGCAGCTCCACCAATCATGGCGCTTCTTTTTATACTCGAT GATGAAGTTGTAAAGTTTTCACCTCATGCACGTGCAATTAGAGACGTAGAGGATGAGGAGCTGCGCAGTTTCTTTTATGGAATGTCACCGTTGCAG TTCATACTAATTGTTACTGCAAGCTCTTTGGGAGAGGAACTTTTCTACAGGGCTGCTGTTCAG GGATCATTAGCCGAGATATTTTTGAAGGGAACAGATCTGGTGACAGACATTCGAGGAATGGCATCTCTG TCTGGGGTTCTACCCCCATTTGTCCCATTTGCTCAGGCATTTGCAGCAGTGATCACAGCTACTCTTACAGGTTCTTTGTACTATGTGGCTGCCTCTCCAAAAG ATCCTGCTTATGTAGTTGCACCAGTTTTACAATCTCGCTCTGGTCGTGAAGATCTGAAAAAGCTGTTTGCAG CTTGGTATCAGAGAAGGCAAATGAAGAAGATCTACTCTCCCCTTCTTGAAGGACTTTTGGCCCTCTATCTCGGTTTTGAGTGGAACCAG ACGAATAATCTTCTTGCACCTATGATCACCCACGGCATATATTCAGCTGTGATATTGGGTCATGGCCTTCGGAAGATACATGATCATCGTAGACGACTACATCAGAGAATCGAGCAGCTTAAAGAAGAAAGTAGAGTAGAATAG
- the LOC112176290 gene encoding acetylornithine deacetylase produces the protein MASSTTDDLKKTLGDLDKDSFISLLSKLIGEAKFVQNNPPDLIPQEDRVVKHVLASLLPLSTTTGGGPLLINHVTYHPGRGNVIVEYPGTVPGKVLSFVGCHMDVVTANPDDWEFDPFSLSIDGDKLRGRGTTDCLGHVALVTELMRRLAQTKPKLKSTVVVVLIANEENSSISGVGVDALVKDGLLNKLKDGPLFWIDTADKQPCIGTGGSIPWKLHVTGKLFHSGLPHKAINPLELAMEALKEIQSRFYRDFPPHDKEKVYGYATPSTMKPTQWKYPGGGINQIPFECTISGDVRLTPFYNVTDVMKKLQEYVDDINENITKLDSRGPVSKYVLPDENLRGRLTISFDETSSGVACDLESRGFHVLCKATEEVVGHVKPYSITGTLPLIRELQDEGFDVQTSGYGLMSTYHAKNEYCLFSDMAEGYRVFASVISQLED, from the exons ATGGCTTCCTCCACCACCGACGACCTCAAGAAAACCCTCGGCGACCTCGACAAGGACTCCTTCATATCCCTCCTCTCCAAGCTCATCGGCGAGGCCAAGTTCGTCCAGAACAACCCCCCTGACCTCATTCCTCAGGAGGACCGAGTCGTCAAGCACGTGCTCGCCTCTCTCTTGCCCCTTAGCACCACCACCGGCGGCGGACCCCTCCTCATCAATCACGTGACTTACCACCCCGGCAGGGGCAACGTGATTGTGGAGTACCCGGGGACTGTGCCCGGGAAAGTGCTGTCCTTTGTGGGGTGTCACATGGACGTCGTCACTGCCAATCCTGATGACTGG GAATTTGATCCCTTCTCCTTGAGCATTGATGGGGACAAACTGCGTGGCCGAGGCACCACTGATTGCTTAGGGCATGTTGCACTTGTAACTGAGCTCATGAGAAGGCTGGCGCAGACAAAACCAAAATTGAAGTCAACTGTGGTGGTTGTCTTGATAGCAAATGAAGAGAATTCCTCCATTTCAGGAGTTGGTGTGGATGCACTTGTGAAGGATGGGCTACTCAACAAGCTAAAGGATGGTCCTTT GTTTTGGATAGATACAGCAGATAAACAACCATGTATTGGTACTGGTGGATCGATACCTTGGAAGCTTCATGTGACTGGGAAGCTTTTTCACAGTGGTTTACCGCACAAG GCTATAAACCCTTTGGAGCTAGCTATGGAAGCACTGAAGGAGATCCAATCTCGGTTCTATAGAGATTTTCCTCCCCATGATAAGGAAAAGGTGTATGGATATGCAACACCATCAACCATGAAACCAACTCAATGGAAAT ATCCAGGTGGTGGAATAAATCAAATTCCTTTTGAGTGTACAATTTCAGGAGATGTCAG gTTAACTCCATTCTACAA CGTTACGGATGTGATGAAAAAGCTTCAAGAATATGTGGATGACATTAATGAAAACATAACAAAGCTAGACTCACGAGGTCCAGTTTCAAAGTATGTCCTGCCTGATGAAAACTTGCGGGGaag ACTTACAATAAGCTTCGATGAGACATCATCTGGAGTTGCTTGTGACCTGGAGTCTCGCGGCTTTCATGTATTATGCAAAGCTACTGAAGAGGTTGTTGGCCATGTGAAGCCTTACTCAATTACTGGAACTTTGCCTCTCATTAGAGAGCTGCAG GATGAAGGATTCGATGTTCAAACTTCTGGATATG GCTTGATGTCCACATACCATGCCAAGAACGAGTACTGCCTATTTTCTGATATGGCGGAAGGCTACCGGGTGTTTGCAAGTGTTATCTCGCAACTAGAAGATTGA